The Bos mutus isolate GX-2022 chromosome 12, NWIPB_WYAK_1.1, whole genome shotgun sequence genome includes a window with the following:
- the CPAP gene encoding centromere protein J isoform X3, whose product MFLMPTSSELNSGQDFLTQWMANPSRAGVILNRGFPILEAEEEKPANVNFSTSFPIKATKFSNSFSFIREEDSLHEEQKLEPNSPYKLQSDKPEPQRVFALTKEGPQLVARQDAPGQWEDSKNEFIADLLSELKEVPYKDPLVKKLEQLKEEQQKKQEQLKRRQLEQLQRLMGEQEELLALVSGQQTLPGLTPLPDDQSQKKYRPPGNSTTVEKTTPFLPSYIYQNQSQEKKHPSNILSSEQNDFCRTTHQDFVLTSRSGASPSVFYEAQCQEALVKKNDLKEENDNYSKGEGILPCLEKMTEQIQEGNDTNLKKIGDSSEVVNIEERPIKAAIRERKQTFEDYLEEQIRLEELERQQKQLKEAEGSLLIKAKPKQPFLKRGEGLARFTNAKSKFQKGRESNLVTTQSISEDQPVFKSEKQQFQRKTALINKEICTENLPVKKHSKVRAKCRSLTLSQKPKVLKSNSRKSLSPSGLKMPAGKKCDGQFREQISLGKKVESNNKENVPECTKPCDVGGTIWNKARSKDRLPTSTGLISCMASQNPASESLKGSESSLDDSLQKKLENWEREKEKENLELDEFLFLEQAADEISFSSNSSFVLKILERDQQNCRGRRLSSTPVKSVREEKTATLGSVSQHNQNEDPGRAQCGSKAECEVAARRRDSVFSPGALWAPSCEVRRRVYQTNPPERQARWSAGDGEGVTDSDHSTDLEEQLDVTIKPSSAGKERSSSSREDSPKVCDDKGPFRDTTTQEEEKRRDVDLDLSDKDYSSDDSLIIESLKNKLSDSSRRHSSISVNKIDFDDERTWTDLEDNSFKHDGVLGNEAIYGTPQTTCPNKSEMCVLDKTIKRKVVPVKKGEDLGKSSRGPSPPPTSGLMMEFFPSLKSKSKSHSRLGNDPKLDTSQDHPPGGNARSQVLREKIIELETEIEKFKAENASLAKLRTERESALEKLRKEIADFEQQKAKELARIEEFKKEEMRKLQKERKVFEKYSTVARTFPDKKEREEIQVLKRQVSDLQEDLKRKEAKWSSTHGRLRSQIEMLVRENTDLREEIKVMERFRLDAWKKAEATESSARMGQCVTASKKDGFLVIHLKDPSLSLVI is encoded by the exons ATGTTTCTGATGCCAACCTCTTCAGAGTTAAACAGTGGGCAGGACTTCTTAACCCAGTGGATGGCGAATCCTTCTCGGGCTGGGGTCATATTAAATCGTGGATTTCCTATTTTagaagcagaggaagagaagcCAGCAAATGTGAACTTTTCTACCAGCTTTCCTATTAAAGCCACAAAATTTTCAAATAGTTTCAGCTTTATAAGGGAAGAAGATTCACTTCATGAAGAACAGAAATTGGAGCCTAACAGCCCGTACAAGTTACAGTCAGATAAACCTGAACCACAGAGAGTCTTTGCTTTAACTAAAGAGGGGCCACAGCTAGTGGCACGTCAGGATGCTCCTGGACAATGGGAAGATAGCAAAAATGAGTTTATCGCAGATCTTTTGAGTGAATTAAAAGAAGTGCCTTATAAAGACCCACTTGTTAAAAAGCTTGAACAG CTGAAAGAAGAGCAACAGAAGAAGCAGGAGCAGCTGAAGAGGCGGCAGCTCGAGCAGTTGCAGAGGCTCATGGGTGAGCAGGAGGAGCTACTTGCCTTGGTGTCTGGGCAGCAGACACTCCCAG GTTTAACTCCACTGCCTGATGACCAGAGCCAGAAAAAGTATAGACCTCCGGGAAATTCAACCACTGTAGAGAAAACCACGCCCTTCTTGCCATCATATATCTACCAGAAtcaaagccaagaaaaaaaacaCCCTTCTAACATTTTATCGAGTGAACAAAACGACTTCTGTAGAACTACTCATCAGGATTTTGTTTTAACTTCAAGAAGTGGTGCTTCTCCCAGCGTGTTTTATGAGGCACAGTGTCAGGAAGCACTtgtgaaaaaaaatgatttgaaggaagaaaatgataacTATTCTAAAG GAGAAGGTATTTTACCATGTTTGGAGAAAATGACGGAACAGATTCAGGAAGGGAACGATacgaacttaaaaaaaattggtgaTTCCTCAGAAGTGGTTAATATTGAAGAAAG gCCTATTAAAGCTGCtattagagaaaggaaacaaacttTTGAAGATTACTTAGAGGAACAGATTCGGTTGGAAGAACTAGAACGGCAACAAAAACAGCTAAAG gaAGCAGAAGGATCTTTGCTTatcaaagcaaaaccaaaacaaccaTTCTTAAAACGAGGAGAAGGTTTAGCCAGATTTACTAATGCTAAATCTAAGTttcagaagggaagagaaagtaaCCTAGTCACCACTCAGAGCATTTCAGAGGACCAGCCTGTGTTTAAATCAGAGAAACAACAATTCCAGCGGAAAACTGCTcttataaataaagaaatctgTACAGAGAACCTTCCTGTTAAAAAGCACAGTAAAGTCAGAGCCAAGTGTCGTTCTCTCACACTCAGTCAGAAGCCAAAAGTGCTTAAGAGTAATAGTAGGAAAAGTCTCTCTCCATCAGGATTGAAAATGCCAGCAGGGAAGAAATGTGATGGGCAATTTAGAGAGCAGATCAGTTTAGGAAAAAAAGTGGAatctaataataaagaaaatgtaccTGAGTGTACAAAACCTTGTGATGTTGGTGGCACAATCTGGAATAAGGCACGCAGTAAAGACAGACTTCCCACTTCCACAGGACTCATCAGCTGTATGGCTTCTCAGAACCCAGCAAGTGAAAGTTTGAAAGGGTCAGAATCTTCTCTTGATGATTCTCTTCAGAAAAAGTTAGAGAATTGGGaacgagaaaaggaaaaggaaaatttggaattagatgaatttttgtttttagaacaAGCTGCTGATGAAATATCATTCTCCAGTAACTCCTCATTTGTACTGAAGATCTTAGAGAGGGACCAGCAGAACTGCAGAGGTCGCCGGCTGTCTTCTACCCCTGTCAAAAGTGTGCGGGAAGAGAAGACAGCAACACTGGGTTCTGTTAGTCAGCATAACCAAAACGAGGATCCGGGCCGTGCCCAGTGTGGAAGCAAGGCTGAGTGCGAGGTTGCTGCCAGACGACGTGattcagtgttctcacctggagcaTTGTGGGCGCCGTCCtgtgaagtcaggaggagagTGTACCAAACGAACCCTCCTGAGAGGCAAGCCAGGTGGAGTGCAGGCGATGGTGAAGGTGTTACAGACAGTGATCACAGCACCGATTTGGAGGAACAGCTTGACGTCACTATAAAGCCATCATCTGCGGGTAAGGAAAGGAGTTCCAGCAGCAGAGAAGATAGTCCGAAAGTCTGTGATGATAAGGGACCTTTTCGGGACACCACGActcaagaggaagagaaaaggagagatgttGATTTAGATTTGTCTGATAAGGATTATAGCAGTGATGATTCTCTCATAATAGAAAGcttgaaaaataaactttctgaTTCCTCCAGAAGACACTCATCTATAAGTGTGAATAAAATTGACTTTGATGATGAAAGAACTTGGACTGACCTTGAAGATAATTCATTTAAACATGATGGTGTTCTTGGGAATGAAGCCATTTATGGGACTCCCCAGACAACCTGCCCTAACAAGAGTGAAATGTGTGTACTGGACAAAACGATAAAAAGGAAGGTCGTGCCAGTCAAGAAGGGAGAAGACTTGGGCAAATCCAGTAGGGGCCCAAGCCCTCCTCCTACCTCAGGTCTGATGATGgaattctttccttctctgaaatcaAAGTCAAAGTCACACTCACGCTTGGGAAATGATCCCAAGTTAGACACAAGTCAAGACCACCCACCTG GTGGCAATGCTCGATCTCAAGTTTTGAGAGAGAAAATTATTGAAttggaaacagaaatagaaaaatttaaagctGAGAACGCATCTTTAGCTAAACTTCGCACTGAACGAGAAAGTGCCTTGGAAAAACTCAG GAAAGAAATTGCTGACTTTGAAcaacagaaagcaaaagaattgGCTCGAATAGAGgagtttaaaaaggaagaaatgaggaagTTACAAAAGGAACGCAAAGTTTTTGAAAAGTATTCTACAGTTGCAAGAACTTTCCCAGATAAAAAGGAACGTGAAGAAATTCAA gttTTGAAGCGGCAGGTATCTGATTTACAGGAAGatctgaaaagaaaggaagcaaagtGGTCCAGTACACATGGCCGTCTTAGAAGCCAGATAGAAATGTTGGTCAGAGAGAACACAGACCTCCGGGAGGAAATAAAAGTGATGGAAAGGTTCCGACTGGATGCCTGGAAGAAAGCAGAAGCCACAGAGAGCAGCGCCAGGATGGGTCAGTGTGTGACCGCCTCAAAGAAAGATGGGTTCTTG